The genomic DNA CCTTATTTTCTTTACTTCGGCTTCAATATCATCCACGCCATCTAAATTTATATCAACTCTTGTGCGCACAAATATGAATACTTTGCCGGAATCATCGAGTTTCTCGGCAAAGTAAACTTCGTCCTCCGTAAATCTGTCGGACGCCATAATAACGTAGATATCGTAGGAATAgaattttatatctttatttctgaTGTATTCTTTCCTAGGAAAAGTTTCAGTTCCAATTCCAGGTAAATCCCATAGTTGTAGGAATTTATTTCTTGGATGGGGATATGCTTTTGGTATAGAAGCTGTTTCAACTGATCCTATGGGTGCATAAGCTTGATCCTTCGGTGAGTGACAACCTCTTATTGCATTTAGGAAGCGCGATTTTCCAACACCAGTGCGTCCTAAAACTGCAACATTTACACGTTCATTTTCCCAACTGTCTATTTTTCTTTTCGTTAAAGTTGTGAAGTCTTTTTTGTTCAAACTGTTTTGAAGGTCTGTACCTTGCCACTGTAAAATGCTTTTGTTCTTTTCATCTTCCGACATGCCTTTTGTAGCTTCATTTACTAAATAATTATAAGAAGTAaaagtttaattttcaaatagttgATTTCTTATTATTCCGTTTCGAAGACTGAAGGAGCTTTTTAAGCATACTTTTGCTAGAATTTATACTGTATCTTCACAGATTTACTCAGTTAACTTAAATAAAAGGCAGTCGCTAATCACCCAACGACAAAGGACTACAATTTCTGTTATCTGTCAAAATATTGTGTAGCATGAAATTACACTTAAATGCATAGAGCCACATCTATATAAATGCCTTTACAAGCTTCCGCCCAAGCCCATCCCCAAATTCAATTTAAATGTATGACCCTTTTCTGCAGCTTATGATCAATTGCACAATAGTCGTTAATTCTAAGGTACAGTCCTTGGCTCGCGGAATTTGCCTTTTCCGCGTTATCACCGGTACAGATATTTACCCTTGGTGAAAATcgcgatgtttttttttttcacattgaaccACTACAGTAGACGGTGATAAATTGCGATGATTTTGTAAGACCCGCGATCTACTACACATAAAATGCCCAAGGCGATTCGCGATGAAAACTCACACCAGGTCGCTCTGAATCGCGATGGATCGCTGTGCATCACTGGCAGGGAACGCGAAATACTGGTAAGGCTAATATTTACACATTTAACCAGTGATATTACGTACTATTTGAAAAACCATGTTTATTGCAGATGTCTTAAAAACTACTTTACTTATAACAAATACGCTTTTAATAACTTAATTGcagtaatatttataatataagtTTTACTTTTATCACGAAAACCTTGACAATAATAGGAATTAGATAAAAGCGGCGCCGTTAATTTAAATCTAGTTTATTTCCTTCAAATTGGTTTGCTACAATTATACTTCTtatataaaagaagtatttaatcTATTTTCATACGAGTATAAAGAACGGTCTGCCACGTTATTTGTTTAGCTAtcattgaaacatcacacactgaATTGATAAAAGTTATTCAATAGTGTATCTAGACTTAACATTTGATAGTTTCTTAAGTATACAAACTTAACgaatatattatatttcttaattttccTACAAAACAAAGTAAAGTTTAACCAATTAATATTTCAGAGTGGAAAATGTTATCACACGTTTAATATACagtatttattcaatttatatgcaaaataaatCATGTAATGCATTTTGTTGATGATAatgttaaaaacattattaaatgttCAACAAATAACATATAATAAACGTGCAAATTATACCAAGTGTATCATTTAAGGATCATATAGCGGCAAAAGTTGTCAATTATCCCCTTATCTAATGAAACGcgttaaagaggcaccacaaaataactatatattcttttttatttccatgatggtaattatacgtgACTTACATGAAAAAcatgagatatacaagaatttagtttcatATTGACAGTGACGTAGATatggccaagacaatgtgtttaatgtattaacaatttatgaatttaatgtagtaatatgtacataaatcagtgtatttagttaaaattcaatcacattttgttccTGCAGTGTAAAAAAGccattcatctatattcttaaaactatgctgaaacgAGATTGGccgaataagtttgcagataaagttgtgaaaacacatttattcagaaaGGGCCTAAATTGTTAGCCTGAAAACTTGAAGTATAGCAGCATACTACCTGTATTGTAAGAACGATTTTCATGAACTTTATGTGCGCAAATATTGTAGGaaactaggtcgtggtgggtctttgaaacaacattgaaatatctCGTCATTGCGAAGGGTAAACACGTAGCCTTTACACTaactttaatattataaatacgAATGGAGTTTTTTTACCACTATCTGTAATATCAAATATATCTTGATTAGTTCCGTACATTTTAGACAATAATAAAGCTCTGAATACAGATTTCTTTTTTGCATATTATTACTGAAGTAGAAATATTCTTTATATCAAGAAACTCATACCATAGTAATGTCTATGtccttattattaaaaaaaaagaattaatgtCAACCGCATTGAATATAATGAAAAGTATAATTCAGTAACAAgatttgtaatttaaaaataccATTTAAGAGTGCTGAATAAATCAAGTTTTAGTATTGAAATATTCGGCTAAAAGGAAAATTTAACACCTACTTTTACCTAAcaagttaatatttttaaaggCATACCTAGCACATAAAGAAActacatttttttcatgtatatattcGTGCAACTATTGAATCAAGCGAGTTCCTAGTGCATTTTGTCTTTCTGTAATAGTGAAACTATTCAATTAAGCGAATCGTTGCTAATTTGcgttttcttataattttgtttattatcatcTTGTTGGAATTTCAACAAGTAATTCTGTACacaaaaacaaagatttttattCGCAAAATTAAAGGGTTACCTTATTCATTTCAtgctttaaagttttattttatttatttttaacagaaacaagagAAGAAAATTTGATGGCTATTTTTGAATTACATCCCTTTACTTCAAAAATTCCTATCTTTTAAACTTTTCCAAGTTTAGTTCATTTAATAATATTCATTTACTACCTAAATGTTTAGTTAACAATAATTGTTAAATAgtaaaatttagattttataaTAAGTTTGGTCTGCTTTTGCCCAATTATTGTAAATTTGATTGTAGTTTATGCATGTATGTCTACACTAGTGCAATGTTACATTCTCCTATTTAATTATAAATCAAAGCACTTATATAGAGCGCATGGACTGCTCGTATCAACTGCATATATATCATTAATTTAATGAATTTCTTACTACTTGTAAGAGAGGCTCTTTGTAATGTTCCCTATTCATTCAGTAGTGTTGTCATTTCTTGTACAAGTGAAACTCAATAATCTGATTTATCCTAttgtgttatatttcaataacTGTGATTGTACGTTTAGGATAAAATCAttcatttactttttacataaaacggccattataaaacaaacataacaTATTAGAAATGACAAGTCAAATAATGCCGtatttatataaagatatttgttaTCAAATTTTGTCAGTTAAATTTTACGTATAACTGAAAGGATTAgtgcaaaatatgtttgaaactattatcattaaaatgaaaagccatttttttcatttttcctacAAATTATCAAAGTTAAAATTCTAGTCCGTTTATATGCATTCTACACTATATGTAGCATTTATATCGTCTTTCTTACCTTTAAATCGCGGCGATCCACCCCAATTCACCGCGAAAGACCGGCATTTCACCGCGGTGCGCTGCGATATGTCTCCGCAATACACCGCAATCGATTTATTGATTTTGGTCGCGACggaagctgtaaaatatataatggtGATGCAGGAaaaaaaacgcgcatccccgcggcaCATAAAATTGTTCGCGCTAggtccaatcgcggggaagcaCAGACTTTGAAAAATTCGCGAGCCAAGAACTGTACTTAACTTGACTGTACTTGACCTAAGGCACTGCAGAGTATTTTATTTTCTAGTTTACTTAGAGATTAATTATTTAGTAAATAGAAAAACGTGATcaataatatgtttttattattaaatcttcAGCCAGTGAAATATTTATAACACCAATAATGGTCATTATCATTACTATAATTGTTGTTGCtacaaataatattaataataatgtaaatttttttgtataaaaataattttatttatttccgaGAAATCACGTTATTGGTTGCTTAGCAAAACAATATGTTATAGTTATagtatgtaatgctcgtgtgttacgaggatatatcagaactaggggtacatcgagggtatttttctctgcacatatcgtcgaggccggtaggccgagacagatatgtgcagagaaaaataccgagatgtactcCTAGCTCtaatatatcctcgtaacacacgatcattacatattataactgttttatcgcattgttttatcattaaaatttatatattattttcatttaaatttgtttgttattatttttacacttttgattccctttctgcgcctcgctgactgaaacacgaaaacttctgttttagaaaatgtgttccccagataaaagtatcgaACAGATTTCTGCACTGGTTTTAaactttgcatttcattggccagacatattgtaaaacatgttgttttgtttgtaaaaaaaaaaaagaaaaagaaaaagaaacatttgagaaaactcagaatttcatatatttcatgattgtatttctgaatttggcaataactatcgaGTCTTTGAAACATTCTAGttaatttattcttttactttataaatgtaggtgtttgttaTAATTCTGTAAACTGgtaattggagctaaaatcatcttttctttgaaaggaaaaaattatactccttCGATAGGACCTGGCCACGGTAAGAGAAAaggtgttgcgatatatatcggaacaattttactgtgctgatatatatcacaacagtttctttctaatgaaactccatagagatttccgtgttgacatatatcgtaacagttttgtaaaatatcagcacagattttgtagtaataatgtgtgttaccatgtttaacatactgtaaaggtaaagatcaaaggaaaattgcagCACCATGCGATAAAGATTAATAACTGGTTCCATAGTTTTTCTTTATCTTCTAGGTACCGGAGTATTTGAAACCGGTTTCAAGCTAATACGCATGGTCAGGTAGTTTACTATAGATGCCGCTAAACCAGTGCTCTTCGTTCACTTTGTATTGCTACATGGTTATGTCAAGAAAAAACTTACCCGCCAGCCATACCAATTTACCAGAAATTGTATTTGTTATTCTGATAATCTCATTATTTCAATTTCtgattttgaatatttgttcACAATATATTGACATTGTTACTGTAATGTTTGGGACaataagaaaaatttgcagaatTTAATAGTAGTATATTCCTAAAGTTATTTTAACGCCTAAGTATggacaacttttttttttgctagtaGAACGGAATTTTA from Mercenaria mercenaria strain notata chromosome 11, MADL_Memer_1, whole genome shotgun sequence includes the following:
- the LOC128546808 gene encoding T-cell-specific guanine nucleotide triphosphate-binding protein 2-like, which translates into the protein MSEDEKNKSILQWQGTDLQNSLNKKDFTTLTKRKIDSWENERVNVAVLGRTGVGKSRFLNAIRGCHSPKDQAYAPIGSVETASIPKAYPHPRNKFLQLWDLPGIGTETFPRKEYIRNKDIKFYSYDIYVIMASDRFTEDEVYFAEKLDDSGKVFIFVRTRVDINLDGVDDIEAEVKKIRNDCEKIVSKSTVKSKDVYLISSKLIDH